The Catenuloplanes niger genome includes a window with the following:
- a CDS encoding GNAT family N-acetyltransferase, translating to MRLVPWTPDDLLRRIDDVITVYGDAMGYRAELLAARRGYVATHARRPGFRAVATLTTDGHLAGFGYGYTSASGQWWHDQVRGALADTDRKTWLGDCFEVVELHVSPPAQGHGIGARQLRALLTMAEGGTTLLSTPEAPEQESRAWRLYRRFGYVDVLRDFHFPGDERAFAVLGRELPLPADQKL from the coding sequence ATGAGGCTCGTGCCGTGGACGCCGGACGACCTGCTTCGCCGGATCGACGACGTGATCACCGTGTACGGCGACGCGATGGGCTACCGGGCGGAGCTGCTCGCGGCCCGGCGTGGCTACGTGGCGACGCACGCCCGGCGCCCCGGCTTCCGCGCGGTGGCGACGCTCACGACGGACGGGCACCTCGCCGGGTTCGGCTACGGCTACACGTCCGCGTCCGGTCAGTGGTGGCACGACCAGGTGCGCGGCGCGCTCGCCGACACCGACCGCAAGACCTGGCTCGGTGACTGCTTCGAGGTGGTGGAGCTGCACGTCAGCCCGCCCGCGCAGGGCCACGGCATCGGTGCCCGCCAGTTGCGCGCGCTGCTGACCATGGCCGAGGGCGGCACCACGCTGCTCTCCACGCCCGAGGCGCCGGAGCAGGAGTCACGCGCGTGGCGGCTCTACCGCCGCTTCGGGTACGTGGACGTGCTGCGCGACTTCCACTTCCCGGGCGACGAGCGTGCGTTCGCGGTACTCGGCCGGGAGCTGCCGCTGCCCGCCGACCAGAAGCTGTGA
- a CDS encoding Y-family DNA polymerase has translation MSGADTLRTLLLWCPDWPVVAAEITEGVAVGGPVAVLRANRVVACSEAARVEGVRRGLRKREAESRCPGLTVVEWDAGRDARAFEPVVAAIEEKAAGVEVLRPGAAALAARGPARYFGGEEPAAELIVEHVAASCEVEAQAGIADGTFAAGLAARRGVIVPPGGTPEFLAGLGVETLDRPQLTDMLRRLGVRTLGAFAALPASDVLARFGFDAALAHRLAAGRDHRPLAVRRPPPGLEVTDTYDEPLDRVDVAAFAARTLAERLHDRLAAHGLACTRLGITAVTEHGAELHRVWRHDGLLTTAAIAERVRWQLDGWLTGTGRRTAAGLRAAPPRPTSGIIRLTLTPEGILAHAGLQPGLWGETGEERRRAHRALSRVQGLLGPDSVVTPVLAGGRSPADAVTLVPWGDERVPARPGPLTPGPAPVPTRRRSRKPPPQPVPESLRPPAPLSPAFRPAGPPGSASVPVEAVPVEAVPVEAVPVEAVPGGFASVSGEAVPVEAGPGGAVPVGDAGAAAREPDPASGAGLAEVVPLRRRASGNPGGSVEAPAGAGAPAGAGGGPVAGPRRRTARDRTRPAWPGSLPAPAPALVPVRPAPARVFDAAGEEVRVSARLELSGAPARLAAEGDEPADIVGWAGPWPVDERWWAPSEAHRRVRFQVTLAGGAALLLSLAGGRWFVEARYD, from the coding sequence ATGAGCGGCGCGGACACGCTCCGGACGCTGCTGCTGTGGTGCCCGGACTGGCCGGTGGTGGCGGCCGAGATCACGGAGGGCGTGGCCGTGGGCGGGCCGGTGGCGGTGCTGAGGGCCAACCGGGTGGTCGCGTGCAGCGAGGCCGCCCGGGTCGAGGGCGTACGCCGCGGGCTGCGCAAACGGGAGGCGGAGAGCCGCTGCCCGGGCCTGACCGTGGTCGAGTGGGACGCCGGGCGGGACGCGCGCGCGTTCGAGCCGGTCGTCGCCGCGATCGAGGAGAAGGCGGCCGGCGTCGAGGTGCTGCGCCCGGGCGCCGCCGCGCTCGCCGCCCGCGGCCCGGCCCGCTACTTCGGCGGCGAGGAACCGGCCGCGGAGCTCATCGTCGAGCACGTCGCCGCGTCCTGCGAGGTGGAGGCGCAGGCCGGCATCGCCGACGGCACGTTCGCGGCCGGCCTCGCGGCCCGGCGCGGCGTCATCGTCCCGCCCGGCGGCACCCCGGAGTTCCTGGCCGGACTCGGCGTGGAGACGCTCGACCGGCCGCAGCTCACCGACATGCTGCGCCGGCTCGGCGTCCGCACGCTCGGCGCGTTCGCCGCGCTGCCCGCCTCGGACGTGCTGGCCCGCTTCGGCTTCGACGCGGCGCTGGCGCACCGGCTCGCCGCCGGCCGCGACCACCGGCCGCTCGCGGTCCGCCGGCCACCGCCCGGCCTGGAGGTCACCGACACCTACGACGAGCCGCTGGACCGGGTGGACGTGGCCGCGTTCGCCGCCCGGACGCTCGCCGAGCGCCTGCACGACCGGCTCGCCGCCCACGGCCTGGCCTGCACCCGCCTCGGCATCACCGCGGTCACCGAGCACGGCGCGGAACTGCACCGGGTCTGGCGCCACGACGGCCTGCTCACCACGGCCGCGATCGCCGAACGCGTCCGCTGGCAGCTCGACGGCTGGCTGACCGGCACCGGCCGCCGCACCGCCGCCGGCCTGCGCGCCGCACCGCCGCGCCCGACCTCCGGCATCATCCGCCTCACGCTGACCCCGGAGGGCATCCTCGCCCACGCCGGCCTGCAACCCGGTCTCTGGGGCGAGACCGGCGAGGAGCGCCGCCGCGCCCACCGCGCCCTCAGCCGCGTCCAGGGTCTCCTCGGCCCCGACTCCGTGGTCACCCCGGTCCTGGCCGGCGGCCGTTCCCCGGCGGACGCGGTCACCCTGGTCCCCTGGGGTGACGAACGCGTCCCGGCCCGTCCCGGCCCGCTGACCCCCGGCCCGGCCCCGGTGCCCACCCGCCGCCGGTCCCGCAAACCCCCGCCCCAGCCCGTCCCCGAGTCCCTCCGGCCGCCGGCACCCCTGTCACCCGCGTTCCGGCCCGCCGGGCCGCCGGGTTCCGCGTCCGTGCCGGTCGAAGCCGTGCCGGTCGAAGCCGTGCCGGTCGAAGCCGTGCCGGTCGAAGCCGTGCCGGGGGGTTTCGCGTCCGTGTCGGGTGAGGCCGTGCCGGTCGAGGCGGGGCCGGGCGGGGCCGTGCCGGTCGGTGACGCCGGTGCGGCCGCACGGGAGCCGGACCCCGCCTCGGGTGCCGGCCTGGCGGAGGTCGTGCCGTTGCGCCGCCGGGCCTCCGGAAACCCGGGCGGCTCCGTCGAGGCTCCGGCCGGTGCGGGCGCGCCGGCCGGAGCCGGGGGCGGACCGGTGGCCGGGCCACGGCGGCGGACCGCGCGGGACCGGACCCGCCCGGCGTGGCCGGGGAGCCTGCCGGCGCCGGCGCCCGCGTTGGTGCCGGTGCGTCCCGCCCCGGCGCGGGTCTTCGACGCGGCCGGCGAGGAGGTGCGGGTCAGCGCGCGGCTGGAGCTCAGCGGTGCTCCGGCCCGGCTGGCCGCCGAGGGCGACGAGCCGGCGGACATCGTCGGCTGGGCCGGTCCGTGGCCGGTGGACGAACGCTGGTGGGCCCCGTCCGAGGCGCACCGCCGCGTCCGGTTCCAGGTGACGCTGGCCGGCGGTGCCGCGCTGCTTCTCTCGCTGGCCGGCGGCCGCTGGTTCGTGGAGGCCCGCTACGACTGA
- a CDS encoding ArsR/SmtB family transcription factor translates to MHAFDILGDPVRRRILELLADGERAAGEIGAVVQAEFGISQPAVSQHLKVLREHGFARVRAEGTRRLYAVEPAPLREVDAWLEHFRGFWAQRLDALGTELARGRRARRRESGPDAGSEGGASA, encoded by the coding sequence GTGCACGCGTTCGACATCCTGGGTGATCCGGTCCGCCGCCGGATCCTGGAGCTGCTCGCGGACGGCGAGCGGGCCGCCGGTGAGATCGGCGCGGTGGTGCAGGCCGAGTTCGGGATCAGTCAGCCGGCGGTCTCCCAGCACCTGAAGGTGCTGCGGGAGCACGGCTTCGCCCGGGTGCGCGCGGAGGGGACGCGCCGGCTCTACGCGGTCGAGCCGGCGCCGCTGCGCGAGGTGGACGCGTGGCTGGAGCACTTCCGCGGCTTCTGGGCGCAGCGGCTGGACGCGCTCGGCACCGAGCTGGCCCGCGGGCGTCGTGCCCGCCGCCGCGAATCCGGGCCCGACGCCGGTTCCGAGGGCGGCGCTTCCGCCTGA
- a CDS encoding SAV_6107 family HEPN domain-containing protein, which yields MASNADQVPTVPAHMLPHRTPAQLLATARRGLAEAAQTRPDGLRYAAAHLAALRAAAAVLAARARPAPSRRNRVTSVWELLVLVAPELGEWATYFALGASKRAAAEAGIPRVVTAREADDLLRSAEQFVAVIEAALGIAHQPSLDGLAAA from the coding sequence ATGGCGAGCAACGCAGACCAGGTGCCCACCGTCCCGGCGCACATGCTGCCGCACCGCACTCCCGCACAGCTGCTGGCGACGGCGCGCCGCGGGCTGGCGGAGGCGGCGCAGACCCGGCCCGACGGCCTGCGTTACGCGGCCGCCCACCTCGCCGCGCTGCGCGCCGCCGCGGCCGTGCTCGCGGCCCGTGCCCGCCCCGCACCGTCCCGGCGCAACCGGGTGACCAGCGTGTGGGAGCTGCTGGTGCTGGTCGCGCCGGAGCTCGGTGAGTGGGCGACCTACTTCGCGCTCGGCGCGTCCAAGCGCGCGGCCGCCGAGGCCGGCATCCCCCGGGTGGTCACCGCCCGCGAGGCGGACGATCTGCTGCGGTCGGCCGAGCAGTTCGTGGCCGTGATCGAGGCGGCGCTCGGCATCGCGCACCAGCCCTCGCTCGACGGCTTGGCCGCGGCCTGA
- a CDS encoding FAD:protein FMN transferase, translating into MSTSTPPRRAWVEEIMGMPVSVHLRGPGVDSDEVAQHVAGVFVELRAVDAMFNPARPDSQIARLNRGEIDFSGCHPAIRTVHGLCEEAHTRTDGFFNPWLPDPEAKGGYRYDPSGLVKGWAVQRIADRLADLDGHDLCLNAGGDVVLTTVPGHPVWRVGIEDPAEPNRMLRVCAIATGAVATAGAAHRGGLVVNPYTGQDATELRSVTVAGPSLLWADVFAIAAVARGAEGLDWLMRLEEYEALVVDASGTLRTTSGWDRLVLSTSDPNLYSQTA; encoded by the coding sequence ATGAGCACCAGCACCCCTCCGCGACGTGCCTGGGTGGAAGAGATCATGGGCATGCCCGTGAGCGTCCATCTGCGCGGCCCGGGAGTGGACTCCGACGAGGTCGCCCAGCATGTGGCCGGCGTCTTCGTGGAGCTGCGGGCCGTGGACGCGATGTTCAACCCGGCGCGTCCGGACAGCCAGATCGCCCGGCTCAACCGTGGCGAGATCGACTTCTCCGGTTGCCACCCGGCGATCCGGACCGTGCACGGCCTCTGCGAGGAGGCGCACACCCGCACCGACGGCTTCTTCAACCCGTGGCTGCCCGACCCGGAGGCCAAGGGCGGTTATCGGTACGACCCGTCCGGCCTGGTCAAGGGCTGGGCGGTGCAGCGGATCGCGGACCGGCTGGCCGACCTCGACGGGCACGACCTCTGCCTGAACGCCGGCGGTGACGTGGTGCTGACCACGGTGCCGGGCCACCCGGTCTGGCGGGTCGGCATCGAGGACCCGGCCGAGCCGAACCGGATGCTCCGGGTCTGCGCGATCGCCACCGGCGCGGTCGCCACCGCCGGCGCGGCGCACCGGGGCGGGCTGGTCGTCAATCCGTACACCGGGCAGGACGCCACCGAGCTGCGGTCGGTGACCGTGGCCGGGCCGTCGCTGCTCTGGGCGGACGTGTTCGCGATCGCGGCCGTCGCCCGCGGTGCGGAGGGCCTCGACTGGCTGATGCGCCTGGAGGAGTACGAGGCACTGGTCGTGGACGCGAGCGGCACACTGCGGACCACCAGCGGCTGGGACCGGCTGGTGCTCTCCACCAGTGACCCGAACCTCTACTCACAGACGGCCTGA
- a CDS encoding S1C family serine protease: MTDATHSPEQQINTPQRYAESAHHPAPAGPRDVAHPAPVAHTAPAGPRDVAHPVAHRPPYGGALPAGPSHGGAPSVGLSYGGAFPAGLSHHGGGISGAPAYAPVALSPLGLPAAPPAPPAPPAPPVYPPLHGGSTGGNGRPRRRRRTLAAAALALALAAGTTGGVIGNALGADGTPAGTSAATTATVTAASTGTISTLSGVVEAVAPSIVTINIQSGRGTSLGSGVILSSDGLVLTNNHVVADGGTITADLADGRTVSATLVGTDASHDLAVIQLQDVSGLTAAALGDSDSLTAGQTVLAFGSPLGLEGTVTSGIVSALHRETSEDTGEQEPQSPFGGAQSQQRTTTLSDLIQTDAAINSGNSGGALVDTAGRVIGINVAIATTGDSTGNIGVGFAIPVNTAKTVIAQITGAAV; encoded by the coding sequence ATGACCGACGCGACGCACAGCCCAGAGCAGCAGATCAACACCCCTCAGCGGTACGCGGAGAGCGCCCACCACCCGGCGCCCGCCGGCCCTCGCGACGTGGCCCACCCGGCGCCCGTCGCCCATACGGCGCCCGCCGGCCCCCGCGACGTGGCCCACCCGGTCGCGCACCGGCCGCCCTACGGCGGCGCGCTCCCCGCCGGCCCGTCCCACGGCGGCGCGCCCTCCGTCGGCCTCTCCTACGGTGGCGCGTTCCCCGCCGGCCTCTCCCACCACGGCGGCGGGATCTCCGGTGCGCCCGCCTACGCGCCCGTCGCGCTGTCGCCGCTCGGGCTGCCCGCCGCGCCCCCGGCACCGCCCGCGCCCCCAGCCCCGCCGGTGTACCCGCCGCTGCACGGCGGCTCGACCGGCGGCAACGGGCGCCCGCGCCGGCGCCGGCGCACGCTGGCCGCCGCCGCGCTCGCGCTGGCCCTGGCGGCCGGCACCACCGGCGGCGTGATCGGCAACGCGCTCGGTGCCGACGGCACGCCCGCCGGCACGTCCGCGGCCACCACGGCCACCGTGACGGCCGCGAGCACCGGGACGATCAGCACGCTCAGCGGCGTGGTGGAGGCGGTCGCGCCCAGCATCGTGACGATCAACATCCAGAGCGGGCGCGGCACCTCGCTCGGCTCCGGCGTGATCCTCAGCTCCGACGGGCTGGTGCTGACGAACAACCACGTGGTCGCGGACGGCGGCACGATCACCGCGGACCTGGCGGACGGGCGTACCGTGTCCGCCACGCTGGTCGGCACGGACGCGTCGCACGACCTCGCGGTGATCCAGCTGCAGGACGTCTCCGGCCTGACCGCGGCCGCGCTCGGCGACAGCGACTCGCTGACCGCGGGGCAGACCGTGCTCGCGTTCGGCAGCCCGCTCGGCCTGGAGGGCACGGTCACCTCCGGCATCGTCTCCGCGCTGCACCGCGAGACCAGCGAGGACACCGGCGAGCAGGAGCCGCAGAGCCCGTTCGGCGGCGCGCAGAGCCAGCAGCGGACCACCACGCTCTCCGACCTGATCCAGACGGACGCGGCGATCAACTCCGGCAACTCCGGCGGCGCGCTCGTCGACACGGCCGGCCGGGTGATCGGCATCAACGTGGCGATCGCCACCACGGGTGACTCCACCGGAAACATCGGTGTCGGCTTCGCGATCCCGGTCAACACCGCGAAGACCGTGATCGCCCAGATCACCGGCGCCGCCGTCTGA
- a CDS encoding zinc-dependent alcohol dehydrogenase family protein encodes MRAVVFEEFGTRPEVHEVPDPVPPAGGVVIRVEATGLCRSDWHGWRGHDPDIRLPHVPGHEFAGVIAHVGDGVTGWAPGDRVTVPFVCACGRCASCLAGDQQVCERQTQPGFTGWGSFAELVAIENAEINLIRLPGELSASAAASLGCRFATAFRAVVTQGRVAAGEWVAVHGCGGVGLSAVMIAHAAGARVVAVDTSAGARELARRHGADVVLEAMAGEDAVAAAIRDLTGGGAHVSIDAVGSAATCVSSVRSLRRRGRHVQVGLLPAVAGAPPVPMDLVIAWELELRGSHGMAAHAYPALLELVASGALRPDLLVADTMGLAAAADALTTMDRPAVPGIRLADPRL; translated from the coding sequence ATGCGGGCGGTCGTCTTCGAGGAGTTCGGCACGCGACCGGAGGTGCACGAGGTCCCCGACCCCGTGCCCCCGGCCGGCGGCGTGGTGATCCGGGTGGAGGCCACCGGCCTGTGCCGCAGCGACTGGCACGGCTGGCGCGGGCACGACCCGGACATCCGGCTGCCGCACGTGCCCGGTCACGAGTTCGCCGGCGTGATCGCGCACGTCGGCGACGGCGTGACCGGCTGGGCGCCCGGCGACCGGGTGACCGTGCCGTTCGTCTGCGCGTGCGGCCGGTGCGCGTCCTGCCTCGCCGGCGACCAGCAGGTCTGTGAGCGGCAGACGCAGCCCGGCTTCACCGGCTGGGGCTCGTTCGCGGAGCTCGTCGCGATCGAGAACGCGGAGATCAACCTGATCCGGCTGCCCGGCGAGCTGTCCGCGAGCGCGGCCGCGTCGCTGGGCTGCCGGTTCGCCACCGCGTTCCGGGCCGTGGTCACGCAGGGCCGGGTCGCGGCCGGCGAGTGGGTCGCGGTGCACGGCTGCGGCGGCGTGGGCCTGTCCGCCGTCATGATCGCGCACGCCGCGGGCGCGCGGGTGGTCGCCGTGGACACCTCGGCGGGCGCCCGCGAGCTGGCCCGGCGGCACGGCGCGGACGTGGTGCTGGAGGCGATGGCCGGCGAGGACGCGGTGGCGGCCGCGATCCGCGACCTGACCGGTGGCGGCGCGCACGTGTCGATCGACGCGGTGGGCAGCGCCGCGACCTGCGTGAGCTCGGTGCGCAGCCTGCGCCGCCGGGGCCGGCACGTGCAGGTCGGCCTGTTGCCCGCGGTGGCCGGGGCGCCGCCCGTACCGATGGATCTGGTCATCGCGTGGGAGCTGGAGCTGCGGGGCAGTCACGGCATGGCCGCACACGCGTATCCCGCACTGCTGGAGCTGGTGGCGTCCGGTGCGCTGCGCCCGGACCTGCTGGTGGCGGACACGATGGGACTGGCCGCGGCCGCGGACGCGCTCACCACGATGGATCGCCCGGCGGTGCCCGGCATCCGGCTGGCCGACCCGCGCCTCTAG
- a CDS encoding monooxygenase produces the protein MTALTTLHVWRVPRRALGGVLTRMAVDRRRLRALPGVRFAKLLGTGTGTTFGPGDADLTRWAAVTVWDDPAAAAAFDTSAVGRAWARVSTSSVRVDLRPLHSRGTWSGRTPFAVENGSKTDGPVLALTRARLAPARALTFWRAIPPVTAALHDADGVLSRFGVGEAPIGWQGTISVWRSTAHLLEFAYRHPQHRAAIARTPGARWYAEELFARFAVLDLAGDRAVLGWADDGGKESGGR, from the coding sequence TTGACGGCGCTGACCACGTTGCACGTCTGGCGGGTGCCCCGGCGGGCGCTCGGCGGCGTGCTGACCCGGATGGCCGTGGACCGGCGCCGGCTGCGCGCACTGCCCGGTGTCCGCTTCGCGAAGCTGCTCGGCACCGGGACCGGCACCACGTTCGGGCCGGGTGACGCCGATCTCACCCGGTGGGCCGCGGTCACCGTCTGGGACGACCCGGCCGCCGCGGCGGCGTTCGACACGTCCGCGGTCGGCCGCGCGTGGGCCCGGGTGAGCACGTCGTCGGTCCGGGTGGACCTGCGACCGCTGCACAGCCGGGGCACGTGGTCCGGCCGTACCCCCTTCGCCGTGGAAAACGGTTCCAAGACGGACGGCCCGGTGCTGGCCCTGACCCGCGCCCGGCTCGCCCCGGCCCGCGCGCTCACGTTCTGGCGCGCGATCCCGCCGGTCACCGCCGCGCTGCACGACGCGGACGGCGTGCTCAGCCGATTCGGCGTCGGCGAGGCACCGATCGGGTGGCAGGGCACCATCAGCGTGTGGCGGAGCACGGCACATCTCCTGGAATTCGCGTACCGTCACCCGCAGCACCGCGCGGCGATCGCGCGTACCCCCGGAGCCCGGTGGTATGCGGAGGAACTGTTCGCCCGATTCGCGGTGCTGGACCTGGCCGGCGACCGTGCGGTGCTGGGATGGGCGGACGACGGCGGGAAGGAAAGCGGGGGACGATGA
- the ppgK gene encoding polyphosphate--glucose phosphotransferase, with protein MILGIDIGGSGIKGAPVDIEAGALLADRFRIETPQPADVERVAAVVGEVAAKFGDTDRVGVTFPGVVVRGVTKTAANVDKSWIDADAAGLFTEAVGRPVTVLNDADAAGVAEMRFGAGRGVTGTVLMLTFGTGIGTALFVDGTLVPNTELGHLELDGVDAETRAADRAREAEDLSWPDWAARVERYLRHIDMLLQPGLIIIGGGVSKKAEKFLPLIDLRTPVVPAQLLNNAGIIGAAALAAESV; from the coding sequence GTGATCTTGGGTATCGACATCGGCGGTTCCGGTATCAAGGGTGCGCCGGTCGACATCGAGGCCGGCGCGCTGCTGGCGGACCGTTTCCGGATCGAGACCCCGCAGCCCGCCGACGTCGAGCGGGTGGCCGCCGTGGTCGGCGAGGTCGCCGCGAAGTTCGGCGACACCGACCGGGTCGGCGTGACGTTCCCCGGCGTGGTGGTCCGCGGCGTCACCAAGACCGCGGCGAACGTGGACAAGTCCTGGATCGACGCGGACGCGGCCGGGTTGTTCACCGAGGCGGTCGGCCGCCCGGTCACGGTGCTCAACGACGCGGACGCGGCCGGCGTGGCCGAGATGCGCTTCGGTGCCGGCCGCGGCGTGACCGGCACCGTGCTGATGCTGACGTTCGGCACCGGCATCGGCACCGCGCTCTTCGTCGACGGCACGCTGGTGCCGAACACCGAGCTCGGCCACCTGGAGCTGGACGGCGTGGACGCGGAGACCCGCGCCGCCGACCGGGCCCGCGAGGCCGAGGACCTGTCCTGGCCGGACTGGGCCGCGCGGGTCGAGCGCTACCTGCGGCACATCGACATGCTGCTGCAGCCCGGCCTGATCATCATCGGCGGTGGCGTCAGCAAGAAGGCGGAGAAGTTCCTGCCCCTGATCGACCTGCGCACCCCGGTGGTCCCGGCGCAGCTGCTCAACAACGCGGGCATCATCGGCGCCGCCGCGCTGGCCGCCGAGTCCGTCTGA
- a CDS encoding carotenoid biosynthesis protein, with amino-acid sequence MIARWLPLAVLVLAQICYPLTSGDVRNGLTVATVVLGFVISVGHAAATRGARTAVALVAIAAGGGFLIEATGVHTGFPFGGYDYSGQLGPKVLGVPLIIPLAWAWMTWPAWLSAGRVVSRPVPRVLLAAAGLAAWDLFLDPQMVAAGHWSWHDPEPALPGVPGIPVTNYLGWLMFAVVVAALLSAVTDRSVTAADQPMYALYLWTYGSSIMAHAVFLGLPSSAVWGGVGMAVLAVPLAVTLLRGRRPATSTPGDAATPGKTATPGDAATPGDARVPGARPGSRR; translated from the coding sequence GTGATCGCCCGCTGGCTGCCGCTGGCCGTCCTGGTCCTGGCGCAGATCTGTTACCCGCTGACCAGCGGTGACGTGCGCAACGGCCTGACCGTCGCCACGGTGGTGCTCGGTTTCGTGATCTCCGTGGGGCACGCGGCCGCGACCCGGGGCGCCCGGACCGCGGTGGCGCTGGTGGCGATCGCGGCCGGTGGCGGGTTTCTGATCGAGGCGACCGGCGTGCACACCGGGTTCCCGTTCGGCGGGTACGACTACTCCGGCCAGCTCGGCCCGAAGGTGCTCGGCGTACCCCTGATCATCCCGCTGGCCTGGGCCTGGATGACGTGGCCGGCGTGGCTGTCGGCCGGCCGGGTGGTCTCCCGACCGGTGCCGCGGGTGCTGCTCGCCGCGGCCGGGCTGGCCGCGTGGGACCTCTTCCTCGACCCGCAGATGGTCGCGGCCGGGCACTGGTCCTGGCACGACCCGGAGCCGGCGCTGCCCGGGGTGCCGGGCATCCCGGTGACGAACTACCTGGGCTGGCTGATGTTCGCGGTCGTGGTGGCCGCGCTGCTGTCGGCCGTGACCGACCGGTCGGTCACGGCGGCGGACCAGCCGATGTACGCGCTCTACCTGTGGACCTACGGCTCCTCGATCATGGCTCACGCGGTCTTCCTCGGCCTGCCCTCGTCCGCGGTCTGGGGCGGCGTGGGCATGGCGGTGCTCGCGGTGCCGCTGGCGGTCACGCTCCTCCGCGGCCGGCGCCCGGCCACGAGCACACCCGGCGACGCGGCCACACCCGGCAAGACGGCCACGCCCGGCGACGCGGCCACACCCGGCGACGCGCGCGTCCCCGGGGCCCGTCCGGGTTCCCGCCGCTGA